The region ATGAGCCACCCCCACTCGATTGACGCTGGCATGAGGCCGGACGTCGAGAAGAAGACGTTGACGCAGGCGCAGGCCCTTGACCAGGCCCCTGAAGTTGATGAAGAGCGCTTCGTAGTTCCACAGATCCTTGGAGAAAGTGAGTAGGCATGACTGAGTACACGCTTCCATCTGAAGGCATTGTGTCGCTTCCAGCTCACGTGCTTGCACAGAAAATCCAATCCGGCGAGCTGACGTCGCGCGAGGTTACCCAGGCATTCCTGGACCGCATTGCGGAGACTGATAACGAGCTCGGGGCATTCCTACATGTCGGCGCCGAGGAGGCTCTCGCTGCGGCAGACGAGGTGGATGCCCAGGTCGCTGCTGGTAAGCCACCGGCTTCAAAGCTGGCTGGTGTACCTCTGGCACTGAAGGATTTGCTGGTGACGACGGATGCTCCGACCACCGCTGCATCGAAGATGCTTGAGGGATACCGCAGCCCGTACGACGCTACGGTAGTCCGCAAGTTGCGCGAGGCCGGTATCCCAATTCTGGGCAAGACGAACCTCGACGAGTTTGCGATGGGTTCCTCCACTGAGAACTCCGCCTATCAGGTCACCCGTAACCCGCATGACCTCGAGCGTGTTCCGGGTGGATCTGGCGGTGGTACCGCTGCTGCACTTGCCTCTGGCCAGGCACCAATTGGTATTGGCACTGATACCGGTGGCTCTATTCGTCAGCCGGCATCGCTGACAGGCACCGTCGGTGTGAAGCCGACGTACGGCGGTGTTTCCCGCTACGGTGTGATCGCTTGTGCGTCGTCGCTGGATCAGGTTGGACCGTGTGCGAACAACGTCCTCGACACGGCGTTGCTGCACGAGATTATTGGCGGCCACGACGAGTTCGACGCCACAAGCGTTGACACTCCGGTACAGGAGCTCGCAGCTGCCGCTGAACAGGGCGCTTCGGGCGATCTGTCTGGCGTGAAGATCGGACGCGTGAAGCAGTTCTCGCGCCCAGGTACCCAGCCAGGCGTCACTGAGCGTATCGACGCCGCCTTTGCACAGTTCGAACGTCAGGGCGCAGAGATCGTCGAAGTGGACTGCCCGAGCTTCGACGACGTCATGGGCGCGTACTACATCATCCAGATGTCCGAGGTTTCGTCGAACCTCGCGCGCTTTGACGGTATGCGCTATGGCCTGCGCACGGGTGACGACGGCAAGCACTCTGCGGAAGATGTGATGGCGTCGTCCCGTGGTGACGGCTTCGGCCCGGAGGTGAAGCGTCGCATCATCCTCGGCACGTATGCGTTGTCTGTTGGTTATTACGACGCCTACTACCTGCAGGCGCAGCGTGTGCGTACCCTCATCGCGCAGGATTTCCGTCGGGCGTTTGAGAAGGTGGATGTCATCGCTGGCCCGGCCGTTCCTCAGACTGCGTTCAAGATCGGGGAGAAAGTCGACGATCCGTTGGCAATGTACAACTTTGACCTCTTCACCTTGCCGTTGAACCTGGCAGGCCTCCCGGGCATGAGCGTCCCGGCGGGGACGGCAAGCGATACTGGTCTTCCCGTTGGCTTGCAGATTATTGCTCCTGCTTTTGAAGACGAGCGCCTGTACCGTGTTGGTGCGGCGTTTGAGGCTGGACGCTAGCTTTCTTATCTGGCATATCCACCACGACCCCGCAGGTTACTGCCGCGGGGTCGTTTTCATTTTGATAACACCTTAATCGTCTATGTTGTGGATTTGTGTGTGAATGGGAGCATCAATTTGACGCCTGTGACCAGCGGAAATCAGATTTTTGGGCATGCGGAATAAGCCCTTTTGCCTTGAAAGCGCTAGGGTTGTGTGTATGCGACTTGCCACTCTTACCTCCGGCGGCGACTGCCCAGGGCTGAACGCCGTCATTCGCGGAATCGTCCGAACTGCCAGCGCGGAATATGGCTCGACAGTTGTCGGGTACCTCGATGGCTGGGTCGGGCTGATGGAAGACCGCAGGATTGACCTGTACGACGATGCGTTTATCGATTCGATTTTGCTGCGCGGCGGCACCATCCTGGGGACCGGCCGTTTGCACCCCGACAAGTTCAAAGCCGGTATCGACACTATTAAGGCGAATATGGATGACGCCGGTATCGACGCCCTGATCGCCATTGGCGGCGAAGGTACCCTCAAGGGTGCCAAGTGGTTGTCCGATAATGGCATTCCAGTTGTCGGCGTTCCAAAGACCATTGACAACGACGTCGCCGCGACTGACTACACGTTCGGCTTTGACACCGCAGTATCGGTTGCTACCGACGCGATTGACCGCCTGCATACGACTGCAGAATCACACAACCGCATCCTGATTGTCGAAGTGATGGGCCGCCACGTCGGCTGGATCGCACTCCATGCCGGTATGGCAGGTGGTGCACACTACACGGTCATCCCTGAGGACCCATTCGACATTGCAGATATTTGCAAGGCAATGGAGCGCCGCTTCCAGATGGGAGAGAAGTACGGCATCATCGTTGTCGCCGAAGGCGCTATCCCGAAAGAGGGCACGATGGATGCAGGCCTCGGTGAGGAAGACGAGTTCGGTCACAAGACCTTCAACGGGATGGGGCAGATCATCGCTGACGAGATTAAGCGCCGCCTCGGTTACGATGTCCGAACTACGGTGCTGGGGCACATCCAGCGCGGTGGTACGCCAACGGCGTATGACCGAGTGCTTGCCACTCGTTACGGCGTGCACGCAGCCCGTGCCGCACACGAAGGCAACTTTGATACCTGTGTAGCCCTGCACGGTGAGGATATCGATCTCGTGCCGCTCGAGTCCGCAGTGGCACACCTGAAGACGGTTCCGGAACACCGGTACAAGACTGCACGAAGCATGTTTGGATAAGAAATTTTTGGGTGGAGCGCCCGCGCCAGTGCAAAAGATTTTTGCGGAAACTGGCGCGGGCGCTCCTTTTGTGTGTCTATAGTGTGACCTATGACTGTTTCGGTAGATGAGAAAAGAGAACCATCTAGCGGGAATGCCCAGGACCGCGCTGCATACCTCGCAACGCTGGGCTTCCCAGTGCTAGTACTGATTGGCTTCGCGCTTGGTGCAGCAGCACCTGGCGCGGTCGCCCCAATTTCTGGTTGGACTACGTGGCTCCTGGGCATTGTGATGTTCGGCATGGGGCTTACCTTGCGTCCAGTTGATTTTCGTCTCGTTTTTTCGCGTCCGCTCCCGGTACTCATCGGTGTGGTTGCGCAGTTCGTCATCATGCCTGCTATTGCAGTAGCTATCACTGTGGTGCTCGGTCTGCCGTCTGAAATCGCGGCAGGTGTGATCTTGGTTGGATGCGCACCAGGTGGTACGTCATCCAACGTCGTTAGCTACCTTTCCCGTGGTGACGTAGCTTTGTCGGTCACTATGACGTCGATATCGACGCTGCTTGCACCAATCATGACGCCGCTGTTGACTCTGTGGCTGGCAGGCCAGCACATGCCAGTGAGTGCAGCAGCAATGGCGCTGTCGATCGTCAAGATGGTCATCGTTCCAATCGTGCTCGGTCTCGTCGTGCGCCTCGTGCTGCCTCAGCTTGTTGACGCCATCTTGCCTGCGCTGCCGTGGGTCTCTGTGATTGCGATCTCGATGATCGTGGCGATTGTCGTGCAGGGCTCCCGTGAGAAACTTGCAGAGGCTGGTCTCTTGGTGCTGCTGTGTGTAGCAATCCACAACATCCTGGGGTACCTGCTGGGCTACCTGACTGGAAAGGTCACGCGTCAGCCGGAAACCGCTTCTCGAACAATGGCTGTCGAGGTTGGGATGCAGAACTCCGGCCTAGCCGCCACGCTTGCCGCACAGTACATGAACCCAGTCGCGGCACTTCCAGCGGCAGTGTTTTCTGTGTGGCACAACCTTTCCGGTGCGGTATTTGCGTTCATCTGTCGCTCCGTAGACCAGCGGAAACGTGCTATGGGCGCGCCAAGCGACACGGAGAACTAGGAGAGCACTACACTAGAGCACTATGACTGCGTACGACCTGATGGATTACGACGAAGTACTGGAAAAATTCGACCCGGTTATGGGGTTGGAGGTACACGTTGAGTTAGCAACCGAGACCAAGATGTTCTCGACATCTTCAGCCCACTTCGGTGCGGCGCCAAACACCAACGTCGACCCTGTGTCGCTTGGGTTGCCTGGCGCATTGCCCGTCGTTAATGCAAAGGGCGTTGAGTGGGCAATCAAGATCGGCCTTGCGCTGAACTGCAAGATTGCGGAAAGCTCGCGCTTCGCGCGTAAGAACTACTTTTACCCGGATCAGCCGAAGAACTACCAGATTTCGCAGTACGACGAGCCGATCGCGTACGACGGCTACCTGGACGTCCTGCTCGATGACGGTACTGAGTACCGCGTTGAAATCGAGCGCGCGCATATGGAAGAAGACACCGGTAAGCTGACGCACCTCGGGTCTGCCTCGGGGCGCATCACGGGTGCGACGGCCTCGTTGGTTGACTGTAACCGCGCTGGTGTTCCGCTCATTGAGATCGTGACGAAGCCGATTATCGGTGCAGGGGAGCGTGCTCCCGAGGTCGCTCGTGCGTACGTTGGCGCGCTCCGCGAGCTTGTGAAGGCTCTCGGTGTCTCTGATGCACGCATGGACCAGGGGTCGATGCGCTGTGACGCGAACGTTTCGCTGCGCCCGATCGGTCAGGAGAAGTTCGGTACCCGTACGGAGACGAAGAACATCAACTCCTTGAAGTCGGTTGAGCAGGCCGTCCGCTTCGAGATGATGCGTCAGGCACAGGCGCTCGTCAACGGCGAAGAGATTGTGCAGGAGACCCGCCACTACCAGGAGAAGGATGGCTCGACGTCGAAGGGGCGTCCAAAAGAAGAGGCCTCTGAGTACCGCTACTTCAACGACCCAGACCTGCCCCCAGTAATTGCGAAGCCTGAGTGGGTGGAGGAGATCCGCAAGACGCTTCCGGAGCTTCCGTGGGTGCGCCGGGCTCGAATCCAGGAAGAGTGGCAGTTGCCTGAGAAGGAGTTCCGCGATTTGGTGAACGCTGGCGCGTTGGATCTGGTTGTGGATACAGTCGAGGAAGGTACGACTCCTGACGAGGCGCGTGCTTGGTGGGTGTCGTACATTCAGAGCAAGGCAAACGAGCTCGGCAAGGACCTTGACGCAGTTGGAGTGACGCCAAAGGACGTTGCTCGTGTGGTCGAGTTGGTGAAAGAAGGCAAGCTGACGACCAAGCTGGGTCGCCAGGCTATCGACGGCGTGATTGCTGGCGAGGGCCATGTTGATGAGGTTGTCGCTGCTCGTGGCCTCGAGGTGGTGCGTGATGATGGCGCTATCGAAAAGGCTGTCGACGACGCGTTGGCTGCCAACCCGGACATCGTTGAGAAGTACCGAGCCGGCAACAAGAAGGTAACCGGCGCGATTGTCGGTGCCGTGATGAAGGCAACGCAGGGCAAGGCTGATCCTGGTCAGGTGAACAAGCTGATCGCGAAGAAGCTGTCCTAAGCTACATCGCATAAAGGAGCCCCCGCGCCGATTCGAACCGGTGCGGGGGCTCCTCCATGTACTGCAACGAAACGGATCTATTTGCCCTTCGATGCGTTCTTGACGTCCTCGTCGGTGACGGCTGGGAACGTGCCAGTTTCGTACATCTCTGAGTAGGCCTCCCAGTCGATTGGGTCGTCGTGTGAGTCGGTGTCACCAGGTGCACCGTCGTACTCCTCGGAGTCGGGGTCGAGTGCCGGTGCGTCGTCGAGCGAGAACTCATTCTCTGGATCAGCGTGGAGATCCGCAGCGACTTCCTCCTGGACGGATTGCCACAGGTGTGTGTCACCAACGTGGGACTCGGTGACCAGATCTTCGACCTCTTCGCGCTCCTTCGCGGACAGTTCGCTTTCTGCTGGGTCCAGCGCGGTTTCTGCGAGCTCTGCGAGGCGCTCACGTCGTTTGGTCTCTGCCGCGATACGTCCGCGGTCCTTGAACCAGGAAATAAGCATGACGATCGAGAGCACAAGTCCGAGATAGCCAACGACAGGGTAGACCCAACCAACGAGGGCCGAGAAACCGATGAAAGACAGCGCGAAGCCAATGCCCACCACGATGAAGTAGATGAGTCGAAACTTTTCCTGGCGGCCATGAGCGAGACGCCGCGCCATGGCGTAGAACATGCCTACCGCGGTGTTGTAGATCATCAAGTAGATCAGCAGCGAGACGACGAAGCCGACCGCTGGGTGCATGTTGTCAAACACCATGAGCAGTGGGAAGTCGGCGCCGTAGACGCCTTCCATGTTCATGAAAATGATGAAATTCAGGATGACCAGTAGGGTTGCAAAGATGAACCCGCCAAGCAATCCGCCAATGCCAGCTTCGCGAGGGTTGAGCTGCGAGCCCGCAATGACGAGGATCATCGAAACAGCCATGATGATGCAAAGCGTTGCGTAGTTGACTGCAGAGAGCAACCAGTTGTTGCCCACACCTGTAGCAGGTGCGTTCTGCATGGAGAGCTCGTTGATCTGGCTGATGTTGTCTGGCATGTGCACCAGCGTGATCATCAGCGCCACGATCACCGCGACGATAAGAAATGGCGTGATGATGGAAATGACGTTCGTGAGCTTGTCGACGTCCAGGAACCCCGAAAGGACAAGCAGGACGGTCATGATGGCCGCGCCCACCCAAGTTGGGAGCCCGAACTGTTGGTCAAGGTTCGAGCCTGCACCGGCGACCATGACGAAGCCGATCGCAAAAAGGGTGAACATCGTGGCGACGTCCATAAATTTCGATACAAGTGGCTTTGATACGTTCTTAAAGACGGCGCTGTGGTCGTCAGCGAGGTAGAAAGAACCCAACTGGAAGAGCGTCGAGCCAACGACGACGATAATGATGCCAGCAACAATCGAGCCGACAAGGCCCCAGTAGCCGTACGCGAGGAAGTACTGAATCACTTCCTGGCCGGATGCGAAGCCAGCTCCGACGAGCAACCCTACGAACGCGAGTGCCACACGGATAGATTTACGCATAAAACTTTGTCCCTATTGAATATGTAGAAATCGATATAAAAACTTAGCGGTGGCGTTATTGCAACGTCCACCGAACGGGAGTTGATGGTATCAAAGGCATTTCTCCAGCGCACACCACAAAACGGACGGAACAGTAGTGTTAAAGGCTCTGGGGGTGGCGCTGATAAGCGTTCGGCCTTGGTGGGCGTGGGTTGCGACTATCGAATAAACCGCCTGGTAGTAAGGGAGAAGTTGCCAGGTGATCAGACGGGGGAGGTGCGGGGACGTGTGGAGAGAGAAGCTGGCGTCAAAAAGAATGGGATGCACGCCAAAGCGTTATGGAACTGTTACCTTGGCTAGGCTCGTGCCCTAATGGTCTGGTCCTGCCTTGGCGACGATCTTCTTCATGATTCGGTTGAGTTGGTCGGCCTCTTCCGGCGTAATGGAATCGAATACGAGCTCGCGCAGCTTCTGAAGGTAACCAGGCGTGGACCGCACGATGAACTCGACGCCGTCTTTGGTGAGCGTGGCGATGTTGGTGCGGCGGTCCGTCGAGTCTTGGCTTCGTGCCACGAGCCCACGTCTCTCCAAACGTGCGACGATATGGGACAAGCGTGATGCAGACATCTGTGTTGCCTTCGCGAGTTGGCTCATCGTGATCTTCTGATCGTCAGCTTGTGCGATCTCTACCAGTGCAAGGTAGTCAGACAGATTCATGCTTTCATTGGCCTTGAGTGCTTCGTCAAGGCGGGCAGGGATCCACGAGATCATTGCCCACATAGTGAGCCAAATTTCAGTGTCGTGTTCATCAAGCCAACTGAATCGATGCATGTGATGAGATGTTAGTAACTACAACAGATTTCAACCTAATTTTGTTCAGAGTCCCAGCTTCCGGGGCTACGTTTGAACGAAGGTGGCGTCTTTTATGGCAAGAAGTTTTGTGGCGCGCCGACGTACAGCCTCGTAATCGGGCAGATTTGTTCTAGATTGCTAGGCATGACTGATAAAAACTTGCGCGATGCTACACCCGAGGATGTAAGTGGACTCGAAGGCATTCCTGAGTTTCAGGGATCGGCTCGAGGCGACTCGGCTCAGGGAATCTATTCGATGACGGGGAAGGCTGCTCCCACTGAGGTGTTTCCAAACGCCGACGCTCCGGGCGGCTTCGATGTCACACCGGCGACCGAAACGGTTGTTGCCAACAACACGCTCGATTCGGTGCCGACGACCTATGCGCAACCAGATGTTGCCGCTGACTCTGACCTGGAAGAGGAGAAGGTTGAGCACGCAAAGCGCGGTACGCTCGACTTTGGCTTGCTGATTGCGCGCCTTACCTTCGGGCTCGCGCTCATCCTGCAAGCGATTGCGGTGTTCTTCCGTCTAGGCGATTCGGCTGGTATCGGTGGGCTGGAAGCAGAATTTGCTGCGCAGGGCTACGCATTTACCGACGGCCTGGCTATCATCCTGCCGACGTTGCAGCTCGCCGCAGGTGTCTTCTTGCTGCTAGGGCTGTTGACGCCAGTTGCAGCGATGGTGGGCATCGCAGTTACTGGCTTTGCCGTTTTACACAGCATTGTTGTGAGCGGAGTTGGCCTGAACGTGTTCGAGTGGGAACCAGCAACAGTCTTGGCAGCAGTGCTTTTCGGTGTGGTGCTCGCGCTGCAGTTTGCTGGCCCTGGCCTGTACGGCGTCGACGCGACCCGCTCGTGGGCGCGCCGACCACTGGCAAGCTCCTGGATTTTCGCAGTCCTTGGGTTAGCCGCAGCTGGTGCGCTGTGGTGGTTCGGCGCCGGGGTAAACCCGCTCGCCTAACCACGACTGCCCGCTAGTCGAGCTGGCGGACGGCGCCCTTGTCGGCGGACGTTGCCATCTTTGCGTACACCTTGAGAGCCTTCGACACTTCGCGGACACGATTTGGTGTCCACGGGTGCTCGGAGGCTTCCATTGCTTCACGGCGCTTTTCCAGGACGTCTTCGTCGACATCGAGGGTGAGCTCGCGTCGAGACACTGAGATCGAAACGGTATCGCCGTTTTCGATCAGGCCGATGAGGCCACCGTGGGCAGCCTCGGGTGAGATGTGTCCGATGGAAAGTCCTGACGTGCCGCCGGAGAATCGGCCGTCGGTAATCAGGGCGCACTTCGTGCCCAGTCCGGCACCTTTCAAGAAGGAAGTGGGGTGAAGCATCTCCTGCATGCCTGGCCCACCCGCGGGTCCTTCGTAGCGGATCACGACAACCTCACCCTCAAGTACTTCGTGTGCCAAGATCATCGACACCGCCTGCTCTTGCGAGTCCACAACATGCGCCGGTCCCGAGAACTCCCAGAGACCTTCTTCAACACCTGCAGTTTTGAGGATCGCGCCGTCCGGAGCAAGGTTGCCACGCAGGACGACCAAGCCGCCGTCAGAAGTAAACGGGTGGTCGACATCGTGGATCACGCCACGGATGGCATCGGTATCCAGGCTCGGCCACCGCGCTGACTGCGAGCATGCCTGCGTGGTTCGCTTGCCACCCGGCGCGGCGTGGAAGAGTTCGATGGCTTCTTCACATGCGCCGGTGCCACGGATATCCCAGTCCTTGAGCCACTCGTCGAGGGAGTCGTAGACAATTGAGTGCACGTCCTCGTGTAGCAGTCCGCCGCGGTGGAGCTCGCCGAGGATTGCTGGGATGCCTCCGGCGCGGTGGACATCTTCGACGTGGGCTGTGCCGTTTGGAGCAACCTTTGACAGGCACGGGATGTGGTGGGACAGGTCGTCGATATCCGCGAGTGAGAAGTTCACCTCGCCCTCTTGCGCGGCCGCAAGGATGTGCAGAATCGTGTTCGTCGATCCACCCATGGCCATGTCGAGGGCCATTGCGTTGCGGAACGCGTGCACGGTTGCGATCTCGCGCGGCAATACTGAGGTGTCGCCTTCTCCGTAGTAGCGGTTGCACAGGTCAACGATGGTGGCGCCAGCTTTTTCGAACAGCTCACGGCGCGCTGTGTGCGTGGCCAGGGTGGTGCCGTTGCCAGGGAGTGAAAGGCCGAGCGCTTCGGTAAGGCAGTTCATGGAGTTAGCGGTGAACATGCCGGAGCACGATCCACAGGTAGGGCAGGCGCCTTCGACGATGGCATCGAGTTCGTTATCGGAGACAGCATCGTTTGCGGAAAGCGCGATGGCGTCAACAAGGTCGGAGGCTGGCTTTTCGACGCCACCAACGTTAATTGGCTTGCCTGATTCCATCGGGCCGCCGGAGACGAAAACCGTAGGGATGTTAAGCCGCAGTGAAGCATTCAGCATGCCCGGTGTGATCTTGTCACAGTTGGAGATGCATACCATTGCGTCGACGGTGTGGGCGTTGACCATGTACTCCACCGAATCCGCGATGATCTCGCGGCTGGGCAGGGAGTAGAGCATGCCGGAATGGCCCATGGCGATACCGTCGTCGACGGCGATGGTGTTGAATTCTTTCGGCACACCGCCGGCGGCGCGTACAGCTTCCGCAACAATTTCCCCTACCTCTTTGAGGTGCACGTGGCCAGGAACGAACTGCGTGTATGAGTTGACGATGGCAACAATCGGCTTGCCGAACTCATTTTCTTCTGTACCGGTTGCTCGCCATAGTGCACGTGCGCCTGCAGCTTGGCGGCCAATGGTTGTGACTCGTGAGCGGAGAGGGATCACGGCTTACTCCTTTGTACGTGGCGCGGGCTCGGGCCGTGGCCCGGGCAGATCAGGGTGTGCCTTGACGTATTCGTCGTAGGCTTCTCGCGACATTAATACTTTATTGCCGTCTTTGTTGATGATTTCATATTTTCCGTCGGCGGCTTCCTGCGCCTGCGTGATGACGTCCGTGATTCGGCCCCGGGAAGCTTCTGCAAGTTCCGGTAGCATATTAAAGGTCACACCGGGCATGGTGTGCGATGCTCCGTCAAGAGTTGTGGCCTTCGCCTTCGCACCCTGAAATGCAATTCCCGCCAGGTCAGACCAGGCGATGGTCACGTTTGGCTTCACCATGTACCGCAGAGCAATGCCGCGTTCGCTGATCGTGGTGGAGGCGGTGAAGATCCAGAGCAACCACGCGAGCGGAATGATCAGCAGCCAGCCAAGAAGGAGCGGAGCCCAGGAAATTCCGATCAACGCGATGCCTGTCATGAGGACAACCGCAATGACGTGTTGTTTGCTAGGGCGAAAGGTGGTGGGCGAGTCAGTCATGCAAGTTATGCTAGCCAATCTTGTTACGGCTGCGGGAGTTGCTCCTTATCGACGTCCACTTCGTCCGTCGCCGTCTCTTCCTGAGTAGCTGGCGTGGCCACCGGTTCCGGTCGTTCGTATGTGGATGTTTCGGACATCCAATCAGATGATTCCGACTCGGTCGTTGTGGATGAAGGCGTGGTTGCTTCGGTGGTTGGCGTGGCTGTTGGAATAGTAGTGGTGACGTCGGACGTGGGGATCTCTTCTTGGGTGGCAGGCATGGGGGCGCTCGTGGATGCAACCGGCCGGGCAGGTGGCGCCCAAACACCGGAATTTGCGTTGCTTTCCTCCGCGGGTTGCAACATGAGGCCGCGGACAATGAGCAAAATGGCGAACCCCGCGAGGAGGAACGCTGTGGACATACGCATAATTCCGCGGAATACGCGCTTCGGTGCAGGTGCGTCGTCATCAGTAAGCGTCAAGTCATCAACTGCTGCCGGATCTTGGGCCACTGGGTCTGTCGCCGGCAGCTTTTGCGTCTGAGGAAAGGACTCTGAAATACGCTCTGTGGGCGTTTGCACATCAAAGTGCCTGGTCGGTTGTTCCAAACCTTGCACCAGTGCGCCCTCGAATGTTGTTGCCGCGCCGTACTCGTTCCAAAACTCGTCGAGGATCGCCATGCGGATTGCGCGCTCCACCTTCCACTGCATCAATGGTTGAGTGCGAACCATCACGCGCATATCCACGGTCCATGAGCTTCCGACAGTTGCGGGGGCGTTCACCGCTACTGCGGGTTGTACTTCGACCTCGTCGATGGTGGCGTCGGCAATGTCGGGTTGCGCAATCGCACGCTGCGCCGCGGCGAGGGTCCTCTTCAACGCTTCTTCCGCAGACGTTGAACCGAGCAGTGGGACAGGAATGACGACGACCGCGCTGGACCAGTAGTTGGATTGGTTGATGCATATGCGTGCCGTCGAGTTCGGAATAGAGATGGTCGATTGCTCGATGGTGCGGATTTGAGTTGCGCGCATTGTAATCTGAATGACCTCACCGGAGACGTCAATCCCGTTGCCCTGAAATGCGACGTAGTCGCCCACACCAAACTGCTTTTCGCTGAGGATGAAGAAACCCGCCAGGAAATCCGCGATGATGTTCTGTGCGCCAAAACCGATGGCTGCCGATACAACCGTTGCGGGGATCGCGGCACCGGCGAGTGAAAAGCCGAGTTGTTGCAGTGCAAAGACGAAAATCAAGAAGTAGGCAACCATCTGGGCGATGTATACACCGACGCCCACGATTGCTAGGCGGCCCTTCGATTCGTCCGTCTCACCAGACTCTTTGACCTGCCGCTCAGCGTGACGGTTCAGGAAACGGCCAGCTCGTGGCACTAAAAATGCGAGTGTGAGCAGGAGAGCGAGGTTGATCCCCGTCTCCGCGAACCAGCGCCAAATCTGTTCGGCAATGTATGACATCGGCATAGTTTTTGAATAATAATCCAAATCCCTCACATTCCCCTGTGGAATGTGTATGATTCAACTCATGATCATTTCGCACGTACTAGTCATTCTTATTCCGCACCGGCGCTTGCCGTAGCGGACTGCTTGCCTAGTCAGTCGCGAACTCAAGCGCCCTCGACAGCCACACGGCTTGGTCGGGGGCTTTTGTTTTAGATCTGATTCGATGGTTGTTGTTATTTGAAACACTAAGGAGCTCGACATCGTGGTTGCTTCACACAAGCCCCCGACGAATGCATCGACGCAGCCTGGTGATGAGCGCACCGCGCCGCTGATCACCGGAGCCGACGCTGTCGTTCGCAGTCTTGAGGAGCTAGGTACCGAGATTGTCTTTGGCCTCCCCGGTGGCGCGGTGCTTCCTCTTTACGACGCACTGTTCGCAGCAGAGAAGCTGCGGCATGTGCTGGTTCGCCATGAGCAAGGTGCAGGCCACGCCGCAGAAGGGTACGCGGTTGCTTCTGGAAAGGTTGGCGTGTGCATCGCCACTTCCGGGCCGGGGGCCACAAACCTTGTCACACCGATCGGTGACGCTTATCTGGACTCGGTCCCGATTGTTGCCATCACCGGCCAGGTAGGTTCGTCAATGATCGGAACCGACGCGTTCCAAGAGGCGGATATTCGTGGCATTACGATGCCAATCACTAAGCACAACATCATGGTCACGGACGTCAACGAGATCCCGAGTGTGATTGCAACTGCATTCCACATCGCATCTAGTGGCCGTCCGGGTCCGGTGCTTGTGGACATCCCGAAGGATGTTCAGGCACAGCTCATGGAGTTCTCGTGGCCGCCGAAACTGCTCGAGACTGGGTATGTTCCCGCTGACGAGCCGCTCAGCGAACAGGTAATGAAGGCTGCGGAGCGAATCTCGCAGGCGAAGCGGCCGGTGTTATATATCGGTGGTGGCGTCGTCAAGTCTGCTGCGAACAAGGAGCTGCTTGAGCTTGTCGAGGCCACTGGCATCCCAGTGGTGACTACCTTGATGGCGTTGGGCGCATTCCCGCAGGACCATCCGTGCTACATGGGCATGCCTGGCATGCACGGCACCGTGCCGGCGGTTGGTGCCCTGCAGGAAGCGGATCTCCTGATCGCAATCGGAACCAGGTTTGATGACCGCGTGACCGGCGACGTTGACACTTTCGCGCCTCACGCGGACACGATTCACGCTGACATCGACCCGGCAGAGATCGGGAAGATTCGTCCAGTTGATGTGCCGATCGTCGGTGATGCGAAGAAGGTGCTTGCTCAGCTCACTGCAGCGTTTACAGGCTCGCCGAAT is a window of Corynebacterium pseudogenitalium DNA encoding:
- a CDS encoding 6-phosphofructokinase, producing MRLATLTSGGDCPGLNAVIRGIVRTASAEYGSTVVGYLDGWVGLMEDRRIDLYDDAFIDSILLRGGTILGTGRLHPDKFKAGIDTIKANMDDAGIDALIAIGGEGTLKGAKWLSDNGIPVVGVPKTIDNDVAATDYTFGFDTAVSVATDAIDRLHTTAESHNRILIVEVMGRHVGWIALHAGMAGGAHYTVIPEDPFDIADICKAMERRFQMGEKYGIIVVAEGAIPKEGTMDAGLGEEDEFGHKTFNGMGQIIADEIKRRLGYDVRTTVLGHIQRGGTPTAYDRVLATRYGVHAARAAHEGNFDTCVALHGEDIDLVPLESAVAHLKTVPEHRYKTARSMFG
- a CDS encoding bile acid:sodium symporter family protein, whose protein sequence is MTVSVDEKREPSSGNAQDRAAYLATLGFPVLVLIGFALGAAAPGAVAPISGWTTWLLGIVMFGMGLTLRPVDFRLVFSRPLPVLIGVVAQFVIMPAIAVAITVVLGLPSEIAAGVILVGCAPGGTSSNVVSYLSRGDVALSVTMTSISTLLAPIMTPLLTLWLAGQHMPVSAAAMALSIVKMVIVPIVLGLVVRLVLPQLVDAILPALPWVSVIAISMIVAIVVQGSREKLAEAGLLVLLCVAIHNILGYLLGYLTGKVTRQPETASRTMAVEVGMQNSGLAATLAAQYMNPVAALPAAVFSVWHNLSGAVFAFICRSVDQRKRAMGAPSDTEN
- the gatB gene encoding Asp-tRNA(Asn)/Glu-tRNA(Gln) amidotransferase subunit GatB produces the protein MTAYDLMDYDEVLEKFDPVMGLEVHVELATETKMFSTSSAHFGAAPNTNVDPVSLGLPGALPVVNAKGVEWAIKIGLALNCKIAESSRFARKNYFYPDQPKNYQISQYDEPIAYDGYLDVLLDDGTEYRVEIERAHMEEDTGKLTHLGSASGRITGATASLVDCNRAGVPLIEIVTKPIIGAGERAPEVARAYVGALRELVKALGVSDARMDQGSMRCDANVSLRPIGQEKFGTRTETKNINSLKSVEQAVRFEMMRQAQALVNGEEIVQETRHYQEKDGSTSKGRPKEEASEYRYFNDPDLPPVIAKPEWVEEIRKTLPELPWVRRARIQEEWQLPEKEFRDLVNAGALDLVVDTVEEGTTPDEARAWWVSYIQSKANELGKDLDAVGVTPKDVARVVELVKEGKLTTKLGRQAIDGVIAGEGHVDEVVAARGLEVVRDDGAIEKAVDDALAANPDIVEKYRAGNKKVTGAIVGAVMKATQGKADPGQVNKLIAKKLS
- the gatA gene encoding Asp-tRNA(Asn)/Glu-tRNA(Gln) amidotransferase subunit GatA, whose amino-acid sequence is MTEYTLPSEGIVSLPAHVLAQKIQSGELTSREVTQAFLDRIAETDNELGAFLHVGAEEALAAADEVDAQVAAGKPPASKLAGVPLALKDLLVTTDAPTTAASKMLEGYRSPYDATVVRKLREAGIPILGKTNLDEFAMGSSTENSAYQVTRNPHDLERVPGGSGGGTAAALASGQAPIGIGTDTGGSIRQPASLTGTVGVKPTYGGVSRYGVIACASSLDQVGPCANNVLDTALLHEIIGGHDEFDATSVDTPVQELAAAAEQGASGDLSGVKIGRVKQFSRPGTQPGVTERIDAAFAQFERQGAEIVEVDCPSFDDVMGAYYIIQMSEVSSNLARFDGMRYGLRTGDDGKHSAEDVMASSRGDGFGPEVKRRIILGTYALSVGYYDAYYLQAQRVRTLIAQDFRRAFEKVDVIAGPAVPQTAFKIGEKVDDPLAMYNFDLFTLPLNLAGLPGMSVPAGTASDTGLPVGLQIIAPAFEDERLYRVGAAFEAGR
- a CDS encoding MarR family winged helix-turn-helix transcriptional regulator, whose amino-acid sequence is MHRFSWLDEHDTEIWLTMWAMISWIPARLDEALKANESMNLSDYLALVEIAQADDQKITMSQLAKATQMSASRLSHIVARLERRGLVARSQDSTDRRTNIATLTKDGVEFIVRSTPGYLQKLRELVFDSITPEEADQLNRIMKKIVAKAGPDH